From a single Desulfatirhabdium butyrativorans DSM 18734 genomic region:
- a CDS encoding type II toxin-antitoxin system Phd/YefM family antitoxin: MKTVSFTEFRKHASNLFSDVENGEMIVVVKHGKPIAQIKPFKEESRKPSWKKPGLRLAINRAQLCSAILEERDHESLS, translated from the coding sequence ATGAAAACAGTATCATTCACAGAATTCCGCAAACATGCTTCCAATCTCTTTTCGGATGTTGAAAATGGAGAAATGATTGTTGTTGTAAAACATGGAAAGCCTATTGCGCAAATCAAACCATTTAAAGAGGAATCAAGGAAACCATCCTGGAAAAAACCTGGCTTGCGTCTTGCGATAAACAGGGCACAATTATGTTCTGCAATTTTAGAAGAAAGGGATCATGAAAGCCTTTCTTGA
- a CDS encoding type II toxin-antitoxin system VapC family toxin, whose translation MKAFLDSSAFAKRYIEEAGSQSIDEICLEATELCLSVICIPELISALNRRVRESSLSQKNYRVIKKALLEDVRDITIINLTPEVISATTRLLEDNTLRAMDALHVACALECEADLFVSSDKQQMIAARNAGLMTRLV comes from the coding sequence ATGAAAGCCTTTCTTGATTCCTCGGCGTTTGCAAAAAGATACATCGAAGAAGCGGGAAGCCAGTCAATAGATGAAATCTGCCTGGAAGCAACCGAGCTTTGCTTGAGTGTAATCTGCATTCCAGAACTTATATCGGCTCTCAATCGTCGTGTTCGAGAAAGCAGTCTTTCACAAAAGAATTATCGTGTGATTAAAAAAGCCCTCTTAGAAGATGTAAGGGATATTACAATAATCAACCTAACCCCGGAAGTAATTTCTGCAACAACGAGATTACTGGAGGACAATACCCTTCGGGCAATGGATGCTCTTCATGTTGCATGCGCCCTTGAATGTGAAGCCGATCTGTTTGTCTCTTCCGACAAACAACAGATGATTGCTGCTCGAAACGCCGGGCTTATGACAAGATTGGTCTGA
- the thrC gene encoding threonine synthase — translation MKPEHFPEFIRDQVLPRPRTGLVYRCLGCGREFGIEKLLYTCPECRQVLLLEDLQSDLLRQTPGKRWREIFDYRRMLTIPALRGIYRYHEFIGPVMPLESIVYLGEGHTPMIRMNQALETTIGMKVHFKNDGQNPSASFKDRGMASALSYIHYLLQQGMVSDVLAVCASTGDTSASAALYAAYLQPGVKSAVLLPHKKVTPQQLSQPLGSGARVFEIPGVFDDCMKVVEALSEHYNVALLNSKNAWRILGQESYSYEIAQDFEYDLSGKVIVVPIGNAGNITAVMSGFLKFHDAGVIESLPKIIGVQSEHANPVYRYYLEPDAARRRFVPVTVRASVAQAAMIGNPVSMPRVIHLVNRYNLASGRQNVFFVDVPEQAIMDCQIQANRQGHIACTHGGECLAGLLAAKAQRLVNETETAVLDSTAHALKFAGFQDMYFTSGFPADFEIQPDPALKNLPELIRPDTVPAFPAPGAPLSGEAFDTFVKGVSEEIAARLDLKPV, via the coding sequence ATGAAACCCGAACACTTTCCCGAATTCATTCGGGACCAGGTTCTGCCCAGACCCCGAACCGGTCTGGTGTACCGCTGCCTTGGCTGCGGCAGGGAATTCGGCATCGAAAAACTGCTCTACACCTGCCCCGAATGCCGGCAGGTGCTCCTGCTCGAGGACCTGCAAAGCGATCTGCTCCGTCAGACACCCGGAAAACGCTGGCGGGAGATTTTCGACTACCGCCGGATGCTCACCATCCCGGCGCTGCGGGGCATCTACCGCTACCACGAATTCATCGGCCCGGTGATGCCGCTGGAATCCATCGTGTACCTCGGCGAGGGGCACACCCCGATGATCCGCATGAACCAGGCGCTCGAGACGACCATCGGGATGAAGGTCCACTTCAAGAACGATGGCCAGAATCCCAGCGCTTCCTTCAAGGACCGGGGGATGGCCAGCGCCCTGAGCTACATCCATTACCTTCTCCAGCAGGGCATGGTCTCCGATGTGCTTGCCGTATGCGCCTCCACAGGCGACACGTCCGCATCCGCAGCCCTCTACGCCGCCTACCTGCAGCCGGGTGTGAAGTCCGCAGTCCTCCTTCCCCACAAGAAAGTCACCCCGCAGCAGCTTTCCCAGCCGCTCGGCAGCGGCGCCCGGGTGTTTGAAATTCCGGGGGTGTTCGATGACTGCATGAAAGTGGTCGAAGCCCTCTCGGAGCATTACAACGTGGCCCTGCTCAATTCCAAGAACGCCTGGCGCATCCTGGGCCAGGAAAGTTATTCCTACGAGATCGCCCAGGATTTCGAATACGATCTTTCCGGCAAGGTCATCGTTGTGCCCATCGGCAACGCCGGCAACATCACGGCCGTGATGAGCGGTTTTCTGAAATTCCACGATGCAGGCGTCATCGAGAGCCTGCCGAAAATCATCGGGGTCCAATCCGAACACGCCAATCCGGTCTACCGCTACTACCTCGAGCCGGATGCCGCCCGGAGACGTTTCGTTCCCGTCACCGTTCGGGCAAGTGTCGCCCAGGCGGCCATGATCGGCAACCCGGTTTCCATGCCGCGCGTCATCCATCTGGTCAACCGCTACAACCTCGCCTCCGGCAGGCAGAACGTATTCTTCGTGGATGTTCCCGAGCAGGCCATCATGGACTGCCAGATCCAGGCCAACCGCCAGGGGCACATCGCCTGCACCCACGGCGGCGAATGCCTCGCTGGGCTTCTGGCCGCAAAAGCCCAGCGCCTCGTGAACGAAACCGAGACGGCTGTCCTCGACTCGACGGCTCATGCGCTGAAATTCGCCGGTTTCCAGGACATGTACTTCACCAGCGGATTTCCGGCGGACTTCGAGATCCAGCCCGATCCGGCGCTGAAAAACCTCCCGGAGCTCATCCGGCCGGATACGGTTCCGGCTTTTCCGGCTCCCGGCGCGCCGCTGAGCGGCGAGGCATTCGACACCTTCGTGAAAGGGGTTTCCGAGGAAATCGCTGCAAGACTCGATCTGAAACCGGTATAA
- the serS gene encoding serine--tRNA ligase: MLEIKFVRQNLSKVAESLAARNKPADISHLVTLDTQRKAALAELEELRRQRNAISEQVARMKKGGEDTEALTQQVKAAASRMKALETGLAQLETEVEAILMGIPNIPHASVPVGKDSDDNPVVKTVGQPAAFDFEPLPHWSLGEKLHIFDFERAARITGARFPLYFGAGARLERALISFMLDIHTGQHGYTEVLPPFIVNRSSMTHTGQLPKFAEDLFKLENWDYFLVPTAEVPVTNIHQDEVLEAENLPIRYTAYTPCFRSEAGSYGKDTRGLIRQHQFNKVELVKFSLPENSYDELEKLLADAEDILVRLGLPYRVVTLCTGDLGFSAAKTYDIEVWMPSQGVYREISSCSNFEDFQARRGNIRFRRKGKKGTELVHTLNGSGLAVGRTVAAIIENCQTREGTVVVPEALRPYMGGMEVIAP, encoded by the coding sequence ATGCTGGAAATCAAGTTTGTCCGACAAAATTTGTCCAAAGTCGCCGAATCCCTGGCTGCACGCAACAAGCCGGCGGATATCTCCCATCTGGTGACGCTCGACACCCAACGAAAGGCCGCCCTGGCCGAGCTCGAAGAGCTTCGCCGCCAGCGAAACGCCATTTCCGAGCAGGTCGCCCGCATGAAAAAAGGCGGTGAAGACACCGAAGCCCTCACCCAGCAGGTGAAGGCCGCAGCCTCCCGCATGAAGGCGCTCGAAACCGGGCTGGCCCAACTCGAAACCGAAGTCGAGGCCATCCTGATGGGCATTCCCAACATACCGCACGCCTCGGTGCCGGTCGGAAAGGACAGCGACGACAACCCCGTCGTCAAAACGGTGGGCCAGCCGGCGGCTTTCGATTTCGAGCCCCTGCCCCACTGGAGCCTCGGCGAGAAATTGCACATCTTCGATTTCGAGCGCGCCGCCCGCATCACCGGCGCACGCTTTCCCCTCTATTTCGGTGCTGGCGCCAGGCTCGAGCGGGCCCTCATTTCCTTCATGCTCGACATCCACACCGGCCAGCACGGATACACGGAAGTGCTGCCGCCCTTCATCGTGAACCGCTCCAGCATGACCCACACCGGCCAGTTGCCCAAATTCGCGGAAGACCTCTTCAAGCTCGAAAACTGGGATTATTTCCTGGTGCCCACGGCGGAAGTGCCCGTCACCAACATCCACCAGGACGAAGTGCTCGAAGCGGAGAACCTGCCCATCCGCTACACGGCCTACACGCCCTGCTTCCGATCCGAGGCGGGCTCCTACGGCAAGGACACCCGGGGCCTCATCCGCCAGCACCAGTTCAACAAGGTGGAGCTGGTCAAATTCAGCCTCCCCGAGAATTCCTACGATGAACTCGAAAAGCTTCTGGCGGACGCCGAAGACATTCTGGTGAGGCTGGGGCTTCCATACCGCGTGGTGACCCTGTGCACGGGGGATCTCGGCTTTTCGGCAGCCAAAACCTATGACATCGAAGTCTGGATGCCATCCCAGGGCGTGTACCGGGAAATCTCCTCCTGCAGCAATTTCGAGGATTTTCAGGCGCGCCGCGGCAACATCCGCTTTCGCAGGAAAGGCAAGAAAGGCACCGAACTGGTCCACACCCTGAACGGCTCAGGGCTTGCGGTCGGCCGAACGGTTGCCGCCATCATCGAGAACTGCCAGACCCGGGAAGGAACGGTGGTCGTTCCGGAGGCGCTCAGACCCTACATGGGCGGGATGGAGGTGATCGCACCATGA
- a CDS encoding tetratricopeptide repeat protein, translating into MMTKRKDNGMNIGCPNDRGRKGARQLAEEFCRIALSLILAAMILGCAAGHEETRKHSEAYRNIGEAYLAQGNITAGLQQLLQAEKIYEDDPYLQNDLGIAYLGKNRPDLAIGHFEKAVSLKPDYAPAINNMGTAYMAMKNWDRAIAAFQRITDDLLYATPHYPLANIGMAYYHKQEYALAQSYFEKALKIDPGFPIAIKGLARTYVAIGQSGRAIDLLEDKLKLRPQAADLWLELGDLYLANQKPLKAAQAFQTVMKLAPGTDWARTAEEKRSRIPN; encoded by the coding sequence ATGATGACAAAGCGGAAGGACAACGGCATGAACATCGGATGCCCGAACGACCGGGGGCGAAAGGGGGCAAGGCAACTGGCGGAGGAGTTCTGCCGGATCGCGCTCTCGCTGATCCTTGCCGCCATGATCCTGGGGTGCGCCGCAGGACATGAAGAAACCCGCAAGCATTCGGAAGCCTATCGCAACATCGGCGAGGCATATCTGGCCCAGGGGAACATCACCGCCGGGCTGCAGCAATTGCTGCAGGCTGAAAAAATCTATGAGGACGACCCGTACCTGCAGAACGATCTGGGGATTGCCTATCTCGGGAAAAACCGGCCCGATCTGGCCATCGGGCACTTCGAAAAAGCCGTTTCCCTCAAACCCGATTATGCGCCGGCCATCAACAACATGGGCACCGCCTACATGGCCATGAAGAACTGGGATCGGGCCATTGCGGCATTTCAGCGAATCACCGACGATCTGCTCTATGCCACCCCGCATTATCCGCTCGCCAACATCGGCATGGCCTACTACCACAAACAGGAGTACGCCCTGGCACAGAGCTATTTCGAAAAAGCCCTCAAGATCGATCCCGGCTTTCCGATCGCCATCAAGGGGCTTGCCCGGACGTATGTGGCCATCGGGCAAAGCGGGCGGGCGATCGATCTGCTCGAAGACAAGCTGAAGCTCAGACCCCAGGCGGCAGACCTGTGGCTGGAGCTTGGCGATTTGTATCTGGCCAATCAAAAGCCCCTCAAGGCTGCGCAAGCCTTTCAAACCGTCATGAAACTGGCGCCCGGCACCGATTGGGCTCGAACGGCCGAAGAAAAAAGAAGCCGGATTCCCAATTAG
- a CDS encoding 5-formyltetrahydrofolate cyclo-ligase codes for MDDVKQNKARIRQNTIAMLESMSEEERRVKTRVITDKLVQFANVIEAQVALLFFDRKYDIDMAPVILYCLDNAKTVLLPVFDPPKHKARLFRINEPRRDLTKGLSGMIEPNPSRCKEIPFDHVDIAILPGLAFDEKGGRLGYGEGRYDRLMGRLPLTTRKLAVAFESKIISHVPMESHDRYVDIILTEQRTIYKI; via the coding sequence ATGGACGATGTCAAGCAGAACAAGGCCAGAATCCGACAGAATACCATCGCGATGCTCGAAAGCATGTCCGAAGAGGAAAGACGGGTCAAAACCCGGGTGATTACGGACAAGCTCGTTCAATTTGCCAATGTGATCGAGGCGCAGGTGGCGCTCCTGTTCTTCGACCGGAAATACGATATCGATATGGCCCCGGTCATTCTCTACTGTCTGGACAACGCCAAAACGGTATTGCTGCCCGTCTTCGATCCGCCCAAACACAAGGCCAGACTGTTCCGGATCAACGAACCGAGGCGGGATCTCACCAAGGGGCTCTCCGGCATGATCGAGCCCAATCCGAGCCGTTGCAAGGAAATCCCCTTCGATCATGTCGATATCGCCATCCTGCCCGGGCTGGCCTTCGATGAAAAAGGCGGCAGGCTGGGCTACGGCGAAGGCCGATACGACCGGCTGATGGGCAGGCTTCCCCTCACGACGCGCAAGCTGGCCGTCGCCTTCGAAAGCAAAATCATTTCCCATGTGCCGATGGAATCGCATGACCGCTATGTGGACATCATTCTGACCGAACAGCGCACCATCTACAAGATCTGA
- a CDS encoding LysM peptidoglycan-binding domain-containing protein, whose amino-acid sequence MAVQHIWRMRMVRIVLVFVLIGVGQTAGLHRDALAYDLAKRYRVIPFEGRDLICESYTFADGESPETLFRQKGEIAQADFALFARIVQRINPEIEDPLHPGPGETVLLPLRFEPAENSTGEERTIVLPLLAIPDQKDAFSRSAGQAKKASTYIVKPGENLFRIVLRHFGVKGWRQRVEQILRLNPQVGDVAHLRAGDAIVLDETAPDLPPAMPDESDFQTVLRQVAAALGARLVASGDFFFPGGDGGDFQLDLRRYPLLLFPHNRKVLIDRTGGLEDASIGLMRRFWKGIRVVQVMEPLDETALMAAIETALAESGDMAGLQREQPSANVPSRNAAVARARKRNQPVVIDTGDTRALVERFFTVLGLRFRHQVQLSFPYAGTQVQTVSDFVDLPSRRPLVIDFGSLGGDAASAIGACGFAVLQFDPSEDWRFSIQRILKTLPQLEPEHYRVSPFPEEGLPCEVTRVDIVRSERRLIVPMGDIDPKTADNWIRNGFEVLSIR is encoded by the coding sequence ATGGCGGTGCAGCACATTTGGCGAATGCGGATGGTGCGGATCGTTCTGGTCTTTGTGCTGATCGGGGTCGGGCAGACGGCCGGCCTTCACCGGGACGCTCTGGCCTACGATCTGGCCAAACGCTACCGGGTCATTCCCTTCGAGGGAAGGGATTTGATCTGCGAATCCTATACGTTTGCCGACGGCGAATCACCCGAAACCCTTTTCCGGCAGAAAGGCGAAATCGCTCAGGCCGATTTCGCCCTGTTTGCCCGCATCGTGCAGCGCATCAATCCGGAAATCGAGGATCCCCTGCATCCCGGTCCCGGCGAAACCGTTCTACTGCCGCTTCGCTTCGAACCCGCTGAAAACTCGACCGGCGAAGAAAGAACGATTGTGCTGCCGCTGCTGGCCATCCCCGACCAGAAGGATGCCTTTTCCCGGAGCGCCGGCCAAGCGAAAAAGGCATCCACCTATATCGTCAAACCCGGTGAAAATCTGTTCCGGATCGTGCTGCGCCATTTCGGCGTGAAAGGCTGGCGCCAGCGCGTCGAGCAGATTCTCCGGCTCAATCCCCAGGTCGGCGATGTGGCGCATTTGCGGGCCGGAGATGCCATCGTCCTGGATGAAACCGCGCCAGACCTGCCCCCGGCAATGCCGGATGAAAGCGATTTTCAAACTGTGCTCCGGCAAGTCGCCGCAGCTCTGGGCGCCAGGCTTGTGGCATCCGGCGACTTTTTCTTTCCAGGAGGCGATGGCGGGGATTTTCAGCTCGATCTGAGACGCTATCCCCTGCTGTTGTTTCCGCACAACCGCAAGGTGCTGATCGACCGGACGGGGGGGCTGGAAGACGCATCGATCGGGCTCATGCGTCGATTCTGGAAAGGGATTCGGGTCGTTCAGGTGATGGAGCCTCTCGATGAGACAGCCCTGATGGCGGCCATCGAGACCGCCCTTGCCGAATCCGGAGACATGGCGGGGTTGCAGCGCGAACAACCGTCCGCCAATGTTCCATCCAGAAATGCGGCCGTTGCTCGCGCCAGAAAACGCAACCAGCCCGTTGTCATCGATACCGGCGACACCCGGGCGTTGGTGGAACGTTTCTTCACGGTGCTGGGCCTTCGCTTTCGGCACCAGGTGCAACTGAGCTTCCCGTATGCGGGAACGCAGGTTCAAACGGTCAGCGATTTTGTCGACCTGCCTTCCCGAAGGCCGCTCGTGATCGATTTCGGAAGCCTCGGAGGCGATGCAGCGTCTGCCATCGGGGCCTGCGGTTTTGCGGTACTGCAGTTTGACCCGTCGGAAGACTGGCGGTTTTCCATCCAGCGGATTTTAAAGACGCTGCCCCAGCTCGAACCGGAGCACTACCGCGTATCGCCGTTCCCGGAAGAAGGGCTGCCATGCGAGGTCACTCGGGTGGACATTGTACGAAGCGAACGCAGGCTGATCGTTCCGATGGGCGACATTGACCCGAAGACAGCGGACAATTGGATACGAAATGGGTTCGAGGTGCTGAGCATACGATGA
- a CDS encoding ArnT family glycosyltransferase — protein sequence MKDATFSPVSVPAAEPRYLAYAWLMIIAFGAFRLWFSGRFPLFPEEATHWQWGRYLSWGYDDPFPLIGWLIRLSTSYFGQNAVAVRLPGIVSSLVMSIYLLGIAARWFGGKTAFAATLMLQSIWLFQFGGILATSHVLLAAAWAGGMYHGARAYENARWMHWLLCGFWFGIGMLSGLPMAVFVIGILLYGMTSRMHRQRLFEIRFYLGLLLGLLMVLPVLRWDARHNWSLIRNAALVVGGRETGFFHLQHFRDFFISQASILTPLVFLLILMGWLHLVPRRLDTDHWVERYLWFASVPVILLAALMSLHAPVMMAWPAAGYLGGIVLAAARYGTGSPSGRGHDLFFAKMPWRTALGLSYLVSALVLIQVMDPIFPIPVQWDPISRGTIGWDRLGLAVGKRVPAMPDPEKTFVFALSDPVASELAFYVPSQPAAVSLERWLRPNTDEDWWKHADVLGWDAVGVRCDDDKDGSVARMQDVFEKIEPVEEIVFYRKAGIGQRGQGAEIRRCTLYQAYRFNGGVKAKPEENSGPDGAPVLPVPPDQAAEQGGQPSEQMGQAPGSGEPLDRSVGGPQNDAPKEGQDGARQSGKEGPS from the coding sequence TTGAAAGACGCCACATTTTCACCTGTTTCTGTTCCTGCAGCCGAGCCTCGTTATCTCGCATACGCCTGGCTGATGATTATCGCTTTTGGCGCATTCCGGCTGTGGTTTTCCGGCCGTTTTCCGCTGTTTCCGGAAGAGGCCACACACTGGCAATGGGGGCGTTATCTGAGCTGGGGCTATGACGATCCGTTCCCGCTTATCGGATGGCTGATTCGGCTATCGACCAGTTATTTCGGCCAGAATGCCGTTGCGGTGCGTTTGCCTGGCATCGTGTCCAGTCTGGTGATGTCGATCTATCTGCTGGGGATTGCGGCGCGCTGGTTTGGCGGGAAAACCGCTTTCGCTGCAACCCTGATGCTGCAATCCATCTGGCTCTTCCAGTTCGGGGGCATACTGGCTACAAGCCATGTCCTGTTGGCTGCCGCCTGGGCCGGAGGCATGTATCACGGTGCCAGGGCCTATGAAAACGCCCGGTGGATGCACTGGCTTCTCTGCGGCTTCTGGTTCGGTATCGGGATGCTTTCCGGGTTGCCGATGGCGGTGTTCGTCATTGGCATTCTCCTGTACGGGATGACATCGCGAATGCACAGGCAGCGCCTTTTTGAAATCCGCTTTTACCTGGGTCTGCTGCTTGGCCTTCTTATGGTGCTTCCGGTTCTTCGCTGGGATGCCCGCCACAACTGGTCACTGATCCGGAACGCAGCCCTGGTTGTCGGTGGTAGGGAAACCGGTTTTTTTCATCTTCAACATTTCCGCGATTTTTTCATCTCTCAGGCTTCGATTCTGACCCCGCTGGTTTTTCTGCTGATCCTGATGGGCTGGCTGCATCTTGTTCCGCGCCGCCTGGATACGGATCACTGGGTGGAGCGCTATCTCTGGTTTGCCTCTGTGCCGGTGATCCTGCTGGCTGCCCTGATGAGCCTTCATGCGCCGGTGATGATGGCCTGGCCTGCCGCCGGTTATCTCGGGGGAATCGTTCTGGCGGCAGCTCGATATGGAACGGGCAGCCCTTCTGGCAGGGGCCATGACCTTTTCTTCGCCAAAATGCCCTGGCGCACGGCGCTTGGTCTTTCGTATCTGGTTTCCGCTCTCGTTCTGATTCAGGTGATGGATCCGATTTTTCCCATTCCCGTACAATGGGATCCGATTTCCAGAGGAACGATCGGGTGGGACAGGCTTGGGCTTGCAGTCGGCAAACGGGTTCCTGCAATGCCGGATCCCGAGAAAACCTTCGTGTTTGCGCTGAGCGATCCGGTGGCGAGCGAGCTTGCCTTTTATGTGCCCAGCCAGCCGGCTGCCGTCAGCCTCGAGCGCTGGCTGCGGCCCAATACAGACGAGGACTGGTGGAAACACGCGGATGTTCTCGGGTGGGATGCGGTTGGCGTGAGATGTGATGACGATAAGGATGGTTCCGTCGCCCGAATGCAGGATGTATTTGAAAAGATTGAACCGGTGGAAGAAATCGTGTTTTACCGAAAAGCGGGAATCGGCCAGCGGGGACAGGGTGCGGAAATCAGGCGATGCACCCTGTATCAGGCCTATCGTTTCAATGGCGGGGTAAAGGCGAAGCCGGAGGAAAACAGCGGACCAGACGGGGCGCCGGTTTTGCCGGTGCCGCCGGATCAAGCTGCCGAGCAGGGCGGGCAACCATCCGAGCAGATGGGGCAAGCCCCCGGTTCCGGGGAGCCGTTGGATCGATCCGTGGGCGGGCCACAGAACGATGCGCCGAAGGAAGGCCAGGATGGCGCGCGGCAATCGGGGAAGGAGGGACCTTCTTGA
- a CDS encoding Ig-like domain-containing protein produces MNRRRMVCIAGLLCWFATVSSGAVRADDQPFRNVGSFDIVYPGAFSQTVGTIFITVNPGKLFADGASKCLITVLALDDTGKPVPKGTLFSFSTNKELAKFQNGLGEATRLSPDDTGTVSLYLVSGHTTGDAVVTCTVEGVSKSVLIPIYNVQYETETNNDMSEADAMCLDVAFNAQLSSPYDEDWYGLTNVGSSVIYINFVTTSIPAGSGCDGTSTVGTYRVDVRDAYNNVLISYQNTDCDFDNGMWETGIQYSGNYYIVVYCPRLPDSGHYLSTPYYLTVSTSLYPLCGDFNKNGVVDWNDVVDRYQYSPEGFSNWFRNCWVADQQYSGGANNGSFLEMSRPQEGPSF; encoded by the coding sequence ATGAACAGACGACGGATGGTTTGTATTGCAGGGCTGCTATGCTGGTTCGCTACGGTGTCGTCCGGCGCGGTGAGGGCCGATGACCAACCGTTCCGGAATGTCGGAAGCTTCGACATCGTCTATCCGGGTGCATTTTCCCAGACAGTCGGAACCATCTTCATCACCGTCAATCCGGGCAAGCTTTTCGCGGATGGCGCCAGCAAGTGCCTCATCACGGTGCTGGCTCTCGATGATACCGGAAAGCCTGTCCCCAAAGGCACCTTGTTCTCTTTTTCGACGAATAAAGAACTCGCCAAATTTCAAAACGGCTTAGGCGAAGCCACCAGGCTGAGCCCGGATGATACCGGAACGGTTTCCCTCTATCTGGTGTCCGGCCACACCACCGGTGACGCGGTCGTGACATGCACCGTGGAGGGCGTCTCGAAAAGTGTCCTGATCCCCATCTACAACGTTCAGTACGAGACGGAAACCAACAACGACATGAGCGAAGCGGATGCGATGTGCCTGGATGTGGCCTTCAACGCCCAGTTGTCCTCTCCCTACGATGAGGACTGGTACGGCCTGACAAACGTCGGCTCATCCGTCATCTACATCAATTTCGTCACGACCTCCATACCGGCAGGATCGGGTTGCGACGGAACCTCGACAGTAGGTACCTACCGGGTGGATGTGCGCGATGCATACAACAATGTGCTCATCTCCTATCAGAACACCGATTGCGACTTCGACAACGGTATGTGGGAAACCGGCATCCAGTATAGCGGCAACTACTATATCGTCGTCTACTGCCCCAGGCTGCCCGACAGCGGCCATTACCTGTCCACGCCATATTACCTGACGGTGAGCACCAGCCTCTATCCGCTGTGCGGGGATTTCAACAAGAACGGCGTGGTGGACTGGAACGATGTCGTAGACCGCTACCAATATTCACCGGAAGGTTTTTCGAATTGGTTCCGCAACTGCTGGGTGGCCGATCAGCAGTATTCCGGGGGGGCCAACAACGGTTCCTTTCTGGAAATGTCCCGACCGCAGGAAGGGCCGTCCTTCTGA
- a CDS encoding DUF2156 domain-containing protein, producing the protein MSPVFHSVSLADRSRYDALFHRCSQKASDYTFVNVWGWRNIYGLSWAWEDDLVWIRQEKPLPAIWAPVGDWEKIDWAGRFEMLHEWGLPVIRVPERLAALWRNVFADRVSIEDSREHWDYVYAAQDLRELKGNKYHKKKNLLSQFLKSYDFTYEPMSEALVEEALTLQEDWCAWKSCEESESLSGENEVITEILRNWKALGNLMGGMVHVAGKPVAYTIAEAIDAATVVVHVEKGHADYKGVYQAVNWLFVSHLPESILWINREQDLGDEGLRKAKLSYQPTRFVEKFVAYPQS; encoded by the coding sequence ATGTCTCCCGTTTTTCATTCCGTTTCCCTGGCCGATCGCAGCCGCTACGATGCCCTGTTCCACCGATGCAGCCAGAAGGCTTCCGACTACACCTTCGTCAATGTCTGGGGCTGGCGCAACATCTACGGGCTTTCCTGGGCATGGGAAGACGATCTGGTCTGGATCCGCCAGGAAAAGCCCCTGCCTGCCATCTGGGCGCCTGTCGGCGACTGGGAGAAAATCGATTGGGCCGGCAGGTTTGAGATGCTGCATGAATGGGGGCTTCCGGTGATCCGGGTGCCGGAGCGGCTGGCGGCGCTGTGGCGGAATGTTTTCGCCGATCGGGTGAGTATCGAAGATTCCCGGGAGCACTGGGACTATGTGTATGCGGCCCAGGACCTTCGGGAGCTGAAGGGAAACAAATACCACAAGAAAAAGAATCTTTTGTCGCAGTTTCTGAAGTCCTACGATTTCACCTATGAGCCCATGAGCGAGGCCCTGGTCGAAGAAGCCCTGACGCTTCAGGAGGACTGGTGCGCGTGGAAATCCTGCGAGGAAAGCGAATCCCTATCCGGTGAAAACGAGGTGATCACCGAAATCCTGCGGAACTGGAAGGCGCTGGGAAATCTGATGGGCGGAATGGTTCACGTGGCGGGGAAACCGGTGGCCTACACCATTGCCGAAGCGATCGATGCGGCCACCGTTGTCGTGCATGTGGAAAAAGGCCATGCGGACTACAAGGGCGTCTATCAGGCCGTCAACTGGCTCTTCGTCTCCCACCTGCCCGAATCGATCCTCTGGATCAACCGGGAGCAGGATCTGGGAGACGAAGGGCTCCGAAAAGCGAAGCTGTCGTACCAGCCGACAAGGTTCGTCGAAAAGTTTGTCGCCTATCCTCAATCTTGA
- a CDS encoding nucleoside deaminase — protein MSDHERFMAEAIGLASQALDAGEFPVGCVIVDEAGQIVASGRRLHSAGACPSELDHAEILALRALEAKGTSACDRSRLWVYSTLEPCLMCLGALLISGIRHIAYAFEDAMGGACRFELRGLSPLYTDHPVTIIPGVLRNPSLRLFQSYFRDPRNGYWQGSLLATYTLNRA, from the coding sequence ATGAGCGATCACGAGCGCTTCATGGCGGAGGCCATCGGCCTTGCATCACAAGCCCTCGATGCCGGAGAATTTCCGGTTGGCTGCGTCATTGTGGATGAAGCCGGGCAGATTGTCGCCAGCGGCCGGCGGTTGCATTCCGCTGGGGCCTGCCCCAGCGAACTGGACCATGCGGAAATCCTGGCGCTCAGGGCGCTGGAGGCAAAAGGGACGAGCGCCTGCGATCGATCGCGGTTATGGGTGTATTCCACACTTGAACCGTGTCTGATGTGCCTGGGCGCCTTGCTGATCAGTGGCATCCGGCATATCGCCTACGCCTTCGAAGATGCGATGGGCGGCGCCTGTCGCTTCGAATTGCGGGGGCTATCGCCCTTGTACACCGACCATCCGGTCACGATCATCCCCGGGGTGCTTCGAAACCCGAGTCTGCGTCTCTTCCAATCGTATTTTCGGGACCCGCGCAACGGCTATTGGCAGGGAAGCCTGCTGGCAACGTACACATTAAATCGTGCCTGA